In the genome of Persephonella sp., one region contains:
- a CDS encoding FAD-dependent oxidoreductase, with the protein PVEGSEHIIECDAVIMAVGQDYNDVAYKNIPGLKIDKWNNLSTVDSKYRTNVEGIFAGGDVVNGGDTVVMAIRHGRDAAQSIHEYLMTGKWEYEKEE; encoded by the coding sequence AACCTGTTGAAGGCTCAGAACATATCATAGAGTGTGATGCTGTAATAATGGCTGTAGGACAGGATTACAACGATGTTGCTTACAAAAATATACCCGGATTAAAAATAGACAAATGGAACAACCTGTCAACTGTTGACAGCAAATACAGAACGAATGTAGAAGGAATATTTGCAGGTGGAGATGTTGTAAATGGCGGAGATACTGTCGTTATGGCTATAAGACACGGAAGAGATGCAGCCCAATCAATCCATGAATACCTAATGACAGGTAAGTGGGAATACGAAAAGGAAGAATAA
- a CDS encoding DUF2173 family protein produces MDFQDLINKSQTIFALDRNSGKVIFSLDSVTVDLKRLIDSLSKVNFKINQIEAEGWNIISSKYIFHPVNITGISSDRYTLIQDDTTTVIIKTPEKLKRFFGNVKNRPLNDLVLGKFIEVSGIISPCAEEYDIKGDLNDEEIRLINSIIHANDSVAGLTGEMLSLISGMIWYPLKGWFISGKEHALVSIFGKWVIINSQIFEEILTQE; encoded by the coding sequence ATGGATTTTCAAGATCTTATAAATAAGTCACAAACAATATTCGCACTGGACAGAAATTCAGGAAAAGTAATATTTAGCCTTGATTCTGTAACCGTAGACTTAAAAAGATTAATTGACTCTCTAAGCAAAGTAAATTTTAAAATAAACCAGATAGAAGCTGAAGGGTGGAACATAATCTCAAGTAAGTATATATTTCACCCTGTGAATATTACAGGAATATCATCTGACAGATACACCCTTATTCAGGACGATACTACAACGGTAATAATAAAAACACCCGAAAAGCTAAAAAGATTTTTTGGAAATGTTAAGAATAGACCATTAAACGACCTTGTTTTAGGAAAATTTATCGAGGTTTCAGGGATTATTTCCCCATGTGCTGAGGAATATGACATTAAGGGTGACCTTAACGATGAGGAGATCAGGCTAATTAACAGCATAATCCATGCAAATGACAGCGTCGCAGGACTGACAGGGGAAATGCTCTCTTTAATATCTGGTATGATATGGTATCCCCTTAAAGGGTGGTTCATCTCCGGAAAAGAGCATGCCCTTGTGTCCATATTCGGAAAGTGGGTTATCATTAATAGCCAGATATTTGAAGAAATTCTTACTCAGGAATAA
- a CDS encoding D-alanine--D-alanine ligase, which produces MSDLKIALVYGGRSSEREISIKSGEAVRRSLERMNLKFKVLDPVNPKKFVKELMEYDPDVVFNLLHGKYGEDGSIQGLFETLGYRYTGSPVKASAVAMDKSLTKEIAKILDIKTPEWITIEKVEDAQSWNIFPAVVKPNQEGSSIGVEIVNSKKQLSVSIERVLKMDKKAIVEEFIEGREITLGILNGKPLEPVEIIVENGFYDFENKYLSEKTQYVVSPYLPDQIREKMISDSLKVYNRLGCKGAARVDFILKDRESYFLEINTIPGMTDHSLLPKSASALGIDFDALVISILKGALDE; this is translated from the coding sequence TTGAGTGATTTAAAAATCGCATTAGTATATGGAGGCAGGTCTTCAGAAAGGGAGATATCAATCAAAAGTGGAGAAGCTGTCAGAAGATCTCTTGAAAGAATGAACCTTAAATTTAAGGTTCTTGATCCTGTTAATCCAAAGAAATTTGTAAAAGAACTTATGGAGTATGACCCTGATGTTGTTTTTAATCTTTTACATGGAAAGTATGGAGAGGACGGTTCAATACAGGGTTTGTTTGAAACACTTGGTTACAGATATACAGGGTCTCCTGTAAAAGCAAGTGCGGTGGCTATGGATAAATCTCTAACAAAGGAAATAGCAAAAATACTTGATATAAAAACCCCTGAATGGATAACAATAGAAAAAGTGGAGGACGCACAAAGCTGGAACATATTTCCTGCTGTTGTTAAACCAAATCAGGAAGGTTCATCAATCGGCGTTGAAATAGTAAATTCAAAGAAACAGCTCTCTGTAAGTATAGAAAGAGTTCTGAAAATGGACAAAAAAGCTATTGTTGAGGAATTCATAGAAGGAAGAGAGATCACCTTAGGTATTTTAAACGGAAAACCCCTTGAACCGGTAGAAATCATTGTTGAGAACGGCTTTTATGATTTTGAGAATAAATATCTGTCAGAAAAAACCCAGTATGTAGTTTCCCCATACCTGCCTGACCAGATTAGGGAAAAAATGATCTCAGATAGCCTGAAGGTTTACAATAGATTAGGCTGTAAAGGTGCTGCAAGGGTTGATTTTATTCTGAAAGATAGGGAGTCTTACTTTCTTGAGATAAACACAATCCCGGGCATGACAGACCACAGTTTACTGCCAAAATCTGCCTCAGCACTGGGAATTGATTTTGATGCCCTTGTGATCTCAATACTGAAGGGGGCTTTAGATGAATAA
- a CDS encoding putative peptidoglycan glycosyltransferase FtsW: MIRNFYFDKVLVICFLILIILGIVFVFSATSVPSLINNKDPYYYLRREIMWSAVSIFFMFVLYLTPIDFLKKIAYPLAVLTVILLVIVLIFPAHVSGTSVKRWLDLGIVRFQPSELAKLSAIFFLAYFIHRKKNEKDFFNKWSSLITALSIPSIMIFLVLIQPHKGAALFIAVLVFAVLFSSKFSWKKLLLFPALFLPLFLILIMKSGYAEKRIEAMLNPIENRTGISYQVFQSILSFVKGGIAGEGIGGGTQKLKYLPEIHTDYIFALIGEEAGFMGAVFVIFIFLLILHRGLKISLNLEDTFSQVLGVGITYMIVIQAFFHIAVNTSLFPPTGFTLPFISYGGSSLLIMSAAAGILIRLSKEPKQSIYRREAL, encoded by the coding sequence ATGATAAGGAATTTTTATTTTGATAAGGTTCTTGTAATCTGTTTTCTTATTCTTATTATTCTTGGAATAGTTTTTGTGTTCAGCGCCACATCAGTACCATCATTAATAAACAACAAAGATCCCTATTACTACCTTAGAAGAGAGATAATGTGGTCTGCAGTTTCAATATTTTTTATGTTTGTTCTTTATCTGACCCCCATTGATTTTTTAAAAAAGATCGCCTATCCGTTAGCAGTGCTGACGGTTATACTGCTTGTTATTGTGCTGATCTTCCCTGCCCATGTATCGGGAACATCTGTAAAAAGATGGCTTGATCTGGGTATAGTAAGATTTCAGCCTTCAGAGCTTGCAAAACTTTCAGCGATATTTTTCCTTGCCTATTTTATTCACAGGAAAAAAAATGAAAAAGATTTTTTCAACAAATGGAGCAGTCTGATAACTGCATTATCAATTCCCAGTATCATGATATTTTTAGTTTTAATACAGCCCCATAAAGGAGCAGCACTCTTTATAGCTGTTCTTGTTTTTGCAGTTCTTTTCAGCTCAAAATTTTCATGGAAAAAGTTGCTTTTGTTCCCAGCTTTGTTTCTACCTTTATTTTTAATCCTTATAATGAAGTCCGGTTACGCCGAGAAAAGAATTGAGGCTATGCTGAACCCTATTGAGAACAGAACAGGTATAAGCTATCAGGTTTTCCAGTCTATACTTTCCTTTGTTAAAGGGGGGATAGCAGGTGAAGGAATTGGAGGGGGAACCCAGAAGCTTAAGTATCTTCCGGAGATACACACAGATTATATTTTTGCTCTCATAGGAGAAGAAGCAGGTTTTATGGGGGCTGTTTTTGTTATATTTATCTTTCTTCTAATTCTGCACAGGGGACTGAAAATAAGCCTTAATCTTGAGGATACATTTTCCCAGGTTTTAGGAGTTGGGATCACTTACATGATAGTAATTCAGGCTTTTTTCCATATAGCTGTTAATACAAGTTTATTTCCGCCAACAGGTTTTACATTACCGTTTATTAGCTATGGAGGATCTTCCCTGCTTATTATGTCTGCAGCAGCAGGAATACTTATAAGACTTTCAAAAGAGCCAAAGCAGAGCATATACAGGAGAGAGGCTTTATGA
- the oadA gene encoding sodium-extruding oxaloacetate decarboxylase subunit alpha: MGRTIEFTDVTLRDGQQSLLATRVRTEDLLPAAEKLDKAGFWSLEVWGGATFDVCLRYLKEDPWERLRKIRDVAKNTKLEMLLRGQNVVGYRHYADDVVEAFVKKAAENGIDVFRIFDALNDVRNMEVAISVAKEEGKIVKGVLSYTISPVHTVDYFVGIARQLKDLGVDIISIKDQAGILSPKIAYELVGRLKEEIKLPVHLHAQSTAAMAEMTLLKAVEAGADIIDTDVSTWSWLTAHPPNETMVYVLREFGYDTKVNLDIVEEVAEYLKEVRKKYKKYDTAEKWPDSQVLIHQIPGGMMSNFITQLKENDALDKLDEVKEEVARVREDLGYPPLVTPTSQIVGTQALLNVLQGERYKVVTKETKDYVKGLYGRPPAPIKPEIMEKIIGDEKPIEVRPADLLEPELDKCSVEARKVGARSEEDILSYCLFPQVAKEFFEWRERYEKGEALPPEVEEITEEEACLTKAPIEFNITLHGETYHIQIAGVGSPVEGGTPYFVRVDGRLEETIVQPIREIEVGERMETLPYEGGVPAGKRPKAVDVGDISSPMPGKVVSVKVSPGDKVKKGDVLLIVEAMKMENEIHSPISGVVEEVYVREGDQVNPDECLMRVIPE, encoded by the coding sequence ATGGGTAGAACCATTGAGTTTACTGATGTTACCCTGAGAGATGGTCAGCAGAGCTTACTTGCAACAAGGGTAAGAACAGAAGACCTCCTTCCTGCTGCAGAAAAGCTTGATAAGGCAGGTTTCTGGTCTCTTGAGGTCTGGGGTGGTGCTACATTTGATGTGTGTCTCAGATATTTGAAAGAGGATCCGTGGGAAAGATTAAGAAAGATAAGAGATGTTGCCAAAAATACAAAGCTGGAGATGCTTTTAAGGGGACAGAATGTTGTAGGATACAGACATTATGCTGACGATGTTGTGGAGGCATTTGTCAAAAAGGCTGCAGAAAACGGTATTGATGTTTTTAGAATATTTGATGCTTTGAATGATGTGAGAAATATGGAGGTTGCCATATCTGTTGCAAAAGAAGAAGGAAAGATCGTAAAAGGAGTTCTTTCCTACACCATAAGCCCTGTTCATACTGTTGATTATTTTGTTGGTATAGCAAGACAGCTGAAGGATCTTGGGGTAGATATAATATCAATAAAAGATCAGGCAGGAATACTGTCTCCTAAGATTGCTTACGAGCTTGTCGGAAGGCTAAAAGAGGAGATAAAGCTTCCTGTTCATCTCCATGCCCAGTCAACAGCAGCAATGGCAGAGATGACTTTATTAAAAGCTGTTGAGGCAGGAGCAGATATTATCGATACTGATGTTTCCACATGGTCTTGGCTTACGGCACACCCTCCTAATGAGACTATGGTTTATGTCCTGAGGGAGTTTGGGTATGATACAAAGGTAAATCTTGACATAGTTGAGGAGGTAGCTGAGTATCTGAAGGAAGTAAGGAAAAAGTATAAAAAATACGACACAGCTGAAAAATGGCCTGACTCTCAGGTGCTGATACACCAGATACCAGGTGGTATGATGTCTAACTTTATTACACAGCTTAAGGAAAATGATGCCCTTGATAAACTTGATGAGGTTAAGGAAGAAGTTGCAAGGGTAAGGGAGGATCTTGGTTATCCACCATTGGTAACTCCTACATCTCAAATTGTTGGAACTCAGGCACTTCTAAATGTTTTACAGGGAGAAAGATATAAGGTTGTAACAAAAGAAACTAAAGATTATGTAAAAGGTCTTTACGGAAGACCTCCTGCACCAATAAAACCTGAAATAATGGAAAAAATAATAGGTGATGAAAAGCCAATAGAAGTAAGACCTGCAGACCTTCTTGAACCTGAGCTTGATAAATGCTCTGTTGAAGCAAGAAAAGTGGGAGCAAGAAGTGAAGAGGATATTCTTTCATACTGTCTGTTCCCTCAAGTGGCAAAAGAGTTCTTTGAGTGGAGAGAAAGGTATGAAAAAGGTGAGGCTCTCCCTCCTGAGGTTGAGGAGATAACAGAAGAAGAAGCTTGCCTTACAAAGGCACCTATTGAGTTTAATATAACCCTCCATGGGGAAACTTACCATATTCAAATAGCTGGTGTAGGAAGTCCTGTAGAAGGGGGAACTCCTTATTTTGTAAGAGTTGACGGAAGGCTTGAGGAGACTATAGTTCAGCCTATCAGAGAGATAGAAGTAGGAGAAAGAATGGAGACCCTTCCCTACGAAGGGGGAGTTCCTGCAGGAAAAAGACCTAAGGCTGTTGATGTTGGTGACATAAGCTCACCTATGCCTGGAAAAGTTGTTTCAGTTAAAGTATCTCCGGGAGATAAAGTTAAAAAGGGAGATGTCCTTTTAATTGTGGAAGCAATGAAAATGGAAAATGAGATACATTCACCTATCAGCGGTGTTGTTGAAGAAGTGTATGTAAGAGAAGGAGATCAGGTAAATCCAGATGAGTGTCTGATGAGGGTTATTCCTGAGTAA
- a CDS encoding FtsQ-type POTRA domain-containing protein, producing the protein MNKKVKIITVSFWIFLCALFGLFSPTIPFVKEIFEIKKVNVKGTDKFSETDIRSIFEKQNWFFMDEEEIKNQLKKFNFVKKVQINRLFVGNVDLIILERQPFAYLYYKKNRYIIDDEGVKLDPKYYKINNKQKLPVLIYNDKTIDKNKLKKVRLIKEGFKDLLDIRKFYIYKSQIACVTRDGKNIVFSIEDLDKSIKRAKTFIKKVGINQFSYLNFSFESMVVVRR; encoded by the coding sequence ATGAATAAAAAAGTAAAGATAATTACTGTTTCCTTCTGGATATTTTTGTGTGCATTATTTGGTCTTTTTTCCCCAACTATACCCTTTGTTAAAGAAATCTTTGAAATAAAAAAAGTGAATGTAAAAGGAACAGATAAATTCAGTGAAACAGATATAAGAAGCATATTTGAAAAGCAGAACTGGTTTTTTATGGACGAAGAAGAAATAAAAAATCAGCTCAAAAAGTTCAATTTTGTTAAAAAGGTTCAGATTAACAGATTGTTTGTTGGAAACGTTGATTTAATAATCCTTGAAAGACAGCCGTTTGCATACCTTTACTACAAAAAAAATAGATACATTATTGATGATGAAGGTGTGAAGCTTGATCCTAAATATTACAAAATAAACAACAAACAAAAACTTCCAGTATTGATATATAATGATAAAACAATTGATAAAAACAAATTAAAAAAGGTCAGATTGATTAAAGAAGGATTTAAGGATCTGCTTGATATCAGGAAGTTTTACATATACAAAAGTCAGATTGCATGCGTCACAAGAGATGGAAAAAATATAGTATTCAGCATAGAAGATTTAGATAAAAGTATAAAAAGAGCTAAAACTTTCATTAAAAAAGTGGGAATTAACCAGTTCAGCTATCTAAATTTTAGTTTTGAATCAATGGTTGTAGTAAGGAGATAA
- the murG gene encoding undecaprenyldiphospho-muramoylpentapeptide beta-N-acetylglucosaminyltransferase, which produces MKVFIAGGGTGGHFYPACSVAEELKKNGFSIYYFGTEKGIEAKKEFPSDRKFLFSISGVRGKNPVSALLSALKLLKTSLEIAKIIKKEKPEFCLCFGGYTSLPLGIASIITGTPLFIHEQNSVPSYTNRLLSKFSRKIFITFEHSKKYFPEEKTFLTGLPIRKSVIDDLSFTKEKAREKLGIKNRKTVLVFGGSQGSKKLSEVALEVAREMPVVQLILIGGKHFKKPEKLPENVIFYSYFDRMGLLYSASDIVISRSGASSTYEILTAGKFGIFVPYPFAVSDHQFYNVKWLEEKGLCYILRENELDTDKLKNIILKALSENKTEEIKKFAVKNPEKVLIDRILDEISKT; this is translated from the coding sequence ATGAAAGTTTTTATAGCCGGAGGAGGAACAGGAGGTCATTTTTACCCTGCCTGTTCTGTTGCTGAAGAGCTGAAAAAAAATGGCTTTAGTATATATTACTTCGGCACCGAAAAAGGAATAGAGGCAAAAAAGGAATTCCCTTCAGACAGAAAATTTCTATTCTCTATATCAGGGGTGAGAGGAAAAAATCCGGTTTCAGCTTTATTGTCGGCTCTAAAACTTTTAAAAACATCGCTGGAGATAGCAAAAATAATAAAAAAAGAAAAGCCAGAATTCTGTCTATGCTTTGGAGGTTATACATCACTCCCCCTTGGAATTGCCAGCATAATCACAGGAACTCCTCTGTTTATCCATGAACAAAACTCTGTTCCTTCTTATACAAACAGGCTTCTCTCAAAATTTTCAAGAAAGATATTTATAACATTTGAGCACTCAAAAAAATATTTTCCTGAAGAAAAAACATTTCTAACAGGACTTCCTATAAGAAAATCAGTTATTGATGATCTTTCTTTCACAAAAGAAAAAGCAAGAGAAAAGTTAGGAATAAAAAATAGAAAGACAGTGCTTGTTTTTGGAGGAAGTCAGGGATCAAAAAAACTTTCTGAAGTAGCCTTGGAAGTTGCCAGAGAAATGCCCGTTGTTCAACTTATTCTTATCGGAGGAAAACATTTTAAAAAACCTGAAAAACTGCCTGAAAATGTTATTTTTTACAGCTACTTTGATAGAATGGGACTGCTTTACTCAGCTTCCGATATTGTGATATCAAGATCAGGTGCCTCATCAACATATGAAATACTTACAGCTGGGAAGTTCGGTATATTTGTCCCATATCCATTTGCGGTTTCTGACCACCAGTTCTACAACGTTAAATGGCTTGAGGAAAAAGGATTGTGTTATATACTCAGAGAAAATGAGCTTGATACAGATAAACTGAAGAATATAATATTAAAGGCTCTTTCAGAGAATAAAACTGAAGAAATAAAAAAGTTTGCAGTTAAAAACCCTGAAAAAGTCTTGATTGACAGGATATTAGATGAAATCAGTAAAACATGA
- the murD gene encoding UDP-N-acetylmuramoyl-L-alanine--D-glutamate ligase gives MILIYGKGKTGKALSDYMSSNSIPHIIKDDKDFQEKDLDQVNTVVISPGIPFYHKIYRLSRKRGIEVIGDIEYAYRLYRGCLIAVTGTDGKSTTTHIIGQLLKEKNPFVGGNYGEPFINAVKENKKLSVLELSSFQIYSTKTFKPNTAVLLNIAVDHLDWHKRKSHYYLSKYKIFKRLEKHNTAVLNFDQEIIRNLKTRAKKYFFSVERLPSDYEGIYFCGNSLILKTYRNINRIDISDFKLKGLHNIQNLMASVMTAYISGVPVWEIERKIPQIKPLPFRIQHVKTIGGVEFYNDSKSTTVQSVVKAVESFPDKNVFLILGGIYKGGDFSLLKNFLNVKGVFIIGRDKRVIKNMIKGKNIYLCDSLDKAVKEAYKRAEMGDVVLFSPGCSSFDMFKNYMERGEKFNKIVESLE, from the coding sequence ATGATTTTAATTTACGGCAAAGGTAAGACAGGTAAGGCTCTATCCGATTATATGTCTTCAAATTCAATACCCCACATTATTAAAGACGACAAAGATTTTCAGGAAAAGGATCTTGATCAGGTTAATACAGTGGTAATCTCTCCGGGAATACCTTTCTACCATAAGATTTACAGATTATCAAGAAAAAGGGGAATAGAAGTCATTGGAGATATTGAATATGCTTACAGGCTTTACAGAGGTTGCTTGATAGCTGTCACAGGAACAGACGGAAAAAGCACAACTACCCACATTATAGGACAGCTTCTTAAAGAAAAAAACCCATTTGTCGGAGGAAACTATGGCGAGCCTTTCATTAATGCAGTCAAAGAAAACAAAAAACTGTCTGTTCTTGAACTGTCTTCATTTCAGATATACTCCACAAAGACATTTAAGCCCAACACAGCTGTTCTTCTTAATATAGCTGTAGATCATCTTGACTGGCACAAAAGAAAGTCACATTACTACCTATCAAAATACAAGATATTTAAAAGATTAGAAAAACATAACACTGCTGTGCTCAATTTTGATCAGGAGATTATTAGGAACCTGAAAACAAGAGCTAAAAAATACTTTTTCTCAGTTGAGAGGCTTCCGTCAGACTACGAAGGAATATATTTTTGTGGAAACTCTCTCATACTGAAAACTTACAGAAACATAAATAGAATTGATATATCTGATTTTAAGCTGAAAGGTTTACACAACATACAAAACCTTATGGCGTCTGTAATGACAGCATATATCTCCGGAGTGCCTGTATGGGAAATAGAAAGGAAAATACCTCAGATAAAGCCACTACCGTTTAGAATACAGCATGTAAAAACGATCGGCGGTGTGGAGTTTTACAATGATTCAAAATCCACAACTGTCCAGTCTGTTGTAAAAGCTGTTGAGAGTTTTCCAGATAAAAATGTTTTTCTTATTTTAGGGGGAATTTATAAAGGAGGGGATTTTTCCCTACTGAAAAATTTTCTGAATGTAAAGGGAGTTTTCATTATAGGTAGAGATAAAAGGGTGATAAAAAATATGATAAAAGGAAAAAATATTTATCTTTGCGATAGTCTTGACAAAGCCGTAAAGGAAGCATACAAAAGAGCCGAAATGGGAGATGTGGTTCTGTTTTCTCCTGGATGTTCCAGTTTTGATATGTTCAAAAACTATATGGAACGGGGAGAAAAGTTTAATAAAATTGTGGAAAGTCTTGAATAA
- the murB gene encoding UDP-N-acetylmuramate dehydrogenase codes for MKSVKHENFVDLSKLCSIRIGGKAKTVYFPSSSKEIRTLLIEADNTDKKFFPVGIGSNTVFSDGILDFIFVSTRYLKKYIIGQKEDTFYIEAEAGVSFKTITNIVKKLNLEGFENLSGIPATIGGAVVMNAGAFGTEISDIIEEVHWFDREGNLHVLKRDQINFSYRSSPFQKEGFVYKAVLKLKSSKKDIKSIIKKHLEERKKKQPLEYPTAGSTFKNTPKYPAGYLLEKVGLKGYKIGNVAFSEKHANFLINLGGGKFKELKKLIEIAERRVGELYRIKLEKEIQIVE; via the coding sequence ATGAAATCAGTAAAACATGAGAATTTTGTTGATCTTTCAAAGCTGTGCAGTATCAGGATTGGAGGAAAAGCAAAAACTGTCTATTTCCCATCTTCATCAAAAGAGATCAGAACCCTTCTTATAGAGGCAGATAATACAGATAAAAAATTTTTTCCTGTGGGAATTGGAAGCAATACTGTATTCTCAGATGGTATTCTTGATTTTATTTTTGTGTCAACAAGATACTTAAAAAAATATATCATAGGCCAGAAAGAAGATACCTTCTACATAGAGGCTGAAGCAGGGGTGAGCTTCAAAACAATAACCAACATAGTTAAAAAGCTAAACCTTGAAGGGTTTGAAAATCTGTCGGGTATTCCTGCAACAATTGGCGGAGCCGTGGTAATGAACGCAGGAGCTTTCGGGACAGAAATTTCAGATATAATTGAGGAGGTTCACTGGTTTGACAGAGAAGGAAATCTTCATGTTCTAAAAAGGGATCAGATAAATTTTTCATATAGGAGCTCCCCATTCCAGAAAGAAGGGTTCGTTTATAAAGCTGTTCTTAAGCTGAAATCCTCAAAAAAGGATATAAAATCTATAATAAAAAAGCATCTTGAGGAAAGGAAAAAAAAACAACCGCTGGAATACCCTACAGCCGGTTCAACATTCAAAAACACCCCTAAGTATCCTGCAGGTTACTTATTAGAAAAGGTAGGACTTAAAGGATATAAGATTGGAAATGTAGCCTTTTCAGAAAAACATGCAAACTTTTTAATAAATCTTGGAGGGGGAAAGTTTAAAGAGTTAAAGAAATTAATTGAAATTGCCGAAAGGAGAGTAGGGGAATTATACCGTATTAAACTTGAGAAGGAAATACAAATTGTTGAGTGA